The following are encoded together in the Cynocephalus volans isolate mCynVol1 chromosome 4, mCynVol1.pri, whole genome shotgun sequence genome:
- the LOC134376333 gene encoding olfactory receptor 52A1, with amino-acid sequence MTFSNITVFMPAVLTLIGVPGLEAVQKWIGIPFCAMYHIAIVGNSLLLIIIKSEPSLHEPMHIFLGMLAATDIALASSIFPKMLGVFWFHMPEIYFDSCLLQMWLIHTFQGIESGILLAMALDRYVAICYPLRHAIIFTHQLVTQIGSFAVLRAATLVAPCLLLIKCRFQFYHTTVISHCYCEHMAIVKLAAGDVQVNKIYGLFVAFTVAGFDLIFITLSYIQIFITVFRLPQKEARFKAFNTCIAHICVFLQFYLLAFFSFFTHRFGSHIPPYIHILFSTMYLLVPPFLNPLVYGVKTKQIRTHLVKMFSSKNTP; translated from the coding sequence ATGACCTTTTCCAACATTACAGTCTTCATGCCTGCTGTGCTGACACTCATAGGGGTCCCAGGCCTGGAGGCTGTGCAGAAGTGGATTGGAATTCCATTCTGTGCCATGTATCACATAGCTATAGTTGGAAATTCCTTGCTTCTGATCATCATCAAATCAGAGCCCAGCCTCCATGAGCCTATGCACATATTCTTAGGCATGCTAGCAGCCACAGACATTGCTCTTGCAAGCAGCATTTTCCCCAAGATGCTTGGTGTCTTCTGGTTTCATATGCCAGAAATCTATTTTGATTCCTGTTTGCTTCAAATGTGGCTCATCCACACATTTCAGGGTATAGAGTCAGGCATTCTGTTGGCGATGGCACTGGACCGTTATGTGGCCATCTGTTATCCTTTAAGACACGCCATCATCTTCACCCACCAGCTGGTCACCCAAATTGGTTCTTTTGCAGTACTCAGGGCTGCCACTCTTGTGGCCCCATGCCTCCTCCTGATAAAGTGCCGGTTTCAATTTTATCACACAACAGTCATCTCCCACTGCTACTGTGAACACATGGCCATTGTGAAACTGGCTGCAGGAGACGTCCAGGTCAACAAAATCTATGGTTTGTTTGTGGCCTTCACTGTTGCAGGGTTTGACCTCATTTTCATCACATTGTCCTATATCCAGATATTTATCACAGTTTTTCGTTTGCCCCAGAAGGAGGCGAGGTTCAAGGCCTTCAATACCTGCATCGCTCACATCTGTGTCTTCCTTCAGTTCTACCTCCTTGCCTTCTTCTCCTTCTTCACACACAGGTTTGGTTCTCATATCCCCCCTTATATCCACATCCTGTTCTCTACCATGTACTTGCTGGTCCCTCCATTTCTCAATCCACTTGTTTATGGTGTAAAGACCAAGCAAATACGCACACATCTGGTAAAAATGTTCTCTTCAAAAAATACACCTTGA